The following proteins come from a genomic window of Sorghum bicolor cultivar BTx623 chromosome 3, Sorghum_bicolor_NCBIv3, whole genome shotgun sequence:
- the LOC8077816 gene encoding probable potassium transporter 3 — protein sequence MWPTDPENGLSPKSTIGVDVYNPPPLHWTSLLLLAYQSCGVVYGDLSTSPLYVYKGTFSGSLHRFLDEETVFGVFSVVFWTITLIPLLKYVFIVLGADDNGEGGTFALYSLLVRHAKFSLMPNQQAADEELSAYYRPGYSTEDTPILKALRNFLEKHRKSRTFLLLMVLFGASLVIGDGVLTPAMSVLSSFSGLQVHSSALTHGEVVLLSCIVLVCLFTLQHWGTRRVAFLFAPVVVLWLLLLAALGIYNIAVWNPRILRAISPYYVVRFFQRTGKDGWISLGGVLLSMTGTEAMYADLGHFTAASIRIAFVGLIYPCLVLQYMGQAAFLSKSPHCNIHFIFFESIPRPVFWPVLVIATLAAIVGSQAVISATFSIVRQCTALGCFPRVKIVHTSNRIHGQIYSPEINWILMLVCLGVTVGFRDTDLIGNAYGMACAGVMVVTTLLMALVMIFVWQQGFILAAMFLLAFGSVECVYLSAALMKVPQGGWLPLALSLVVVAVMYVWHYGTRRRHLFDVQNKVSLKWLHALGPSLGIVRVPGIGLIYSELATGVPAIFSHFVTNLPAFHQVLVFVCVKAVPIPHVRCYERHLIGRIGPREYRMYRCVIRHGYKDVPGDDNDFENDLVVRIAEFVHMEAAEAAANADDPRNSDASVEGRMAVVDRPFDLSRTGLLMRAPLPNPEDSIVVRAATAAATADSSKTETIQSLQTMYEAESPGFAMRRRIRFEIDDSTSESMDPAVKEELSALVEAKHAGVAYIMGHSYIKARKSSSIIKKIAIDVAYTFLRKNCRGPAVALNIPHISLIEVGMIYYV from the exons CTGCACTGGACGAGCCTCCTGTTGCTGGCGTACCAGAGCTGCGGCGTGGTGTACGGCGACCTGAGCACGTCGCCGCTGTACGTGTACAAGGGCACCTTCTCCGGGTCGCTGCACCGGTTCCTGGACGAGGAGACGGTGTTCGGCGTCTTCTCCGTGGTGTTCTGGACCATCACGCTCATCCCGCTGCTCAAGTACGTGTTCATCGTCCTCGGCGCCGACGACAACGGCGAAGGCGGCACGTTCGCGCTCTACTCGCTGCTGGTGCGGCACGCCAAGTTCAGCCTGATGCCCAACCAGCAGGCCGCCGACGAGGAGCTGTCGGCGTACTACAGGCCCGGCTACTCCACGGAGGACACGCCCATCCTCAAGGCGCTCAGGAACTTCCTCGAGAAGCACAGGAAGTCGCGGACGTTCCTGCTCCTCATGGTCCTCTTCGGCGCGTCGCTCGTCATCGGCGACGGAGTCCTCACGCCGGCCATGTCAG TGCTGTCGTCTTTCTCTGGTCTCCAGGTCCACTCCAGTGCGTTGACACACG GTGAGGTGGTGCTGCTGTCGTGCATCGTGCTGGTGTGCCTCTTCACCCTGCAGCACTGGGGGACGCGCCGCGTGGCCTTCCTGTtcgcgcccgtcgtcgtcctctGGCTGCTCCTGCTCGCGGCGCTCGGCATCTACAACATCGCCGTGTGGAACCCGAGGATCCTGCGCGCTATCTCTCCCTACTACGTCGTCAGGTTCTTCCAGCGCACCGGCAAGGACGGCTGGATCTCGCTCGGAGGAGTGCTGCTCTCCATGACTGGCACAGAAGCTATGTATGCAGATCTTGGCCACTTCACAGCTGCATCCATAAGG ATCGCGTTCGTGGGCCTCATCTACCCGTGCTTGGTGCTGCAGTACATGGGGCAGGCGGCCTTCCTGTCCAAGTCTCCCCACTGcaacatccacttcatcttcttCGAATCCATCCCCC GTCCGGTCTTCTGGCCTGTCCTGGTGATCGCGACGCTGGCGGCGATCGTGGGCAGCCAGGCGGTGATCTCGGCGACCTTCTCCATCGTGCGCCAGTGCACCGCGCTGGGCTGCTTCCCGCGCGTCAAGATCGTGCACACCTCCAACCGCATCCACGGGCAGATCTACAGCCCCGAGATCAACTGGATCCTCATGCTTGTGTGCCTCGGCGTCACCGTCGGCTTCCGCGACACCGACCTCATCGGCAACGCCTACGGGATGGCGTGCGCGGGTGTCATGGTGGTCACCACGCTCCTCATGGCGCTCGTCATGATCTTCGTGTGGCAGCAGGGCTTCATCCTGGCGGCCATGTTCCTGCTGGCCTTCGGCTCCGTCGAGTGCGTCTACCTCTCCGCGGCGCTCATGAAGGTGCCCCAGGGCGGCTGGCTGCCGCTCGCGCTGTcgctggtggtggtggccgtCATGTACGTGTGGCACTACGGCACGCGGCGGAGGCACCTCTTCGACGTCCAGAACAAGGTGTCGCTCAAGTGGCTGCACGCGCTGGGCCCCAGCCTCGGCATCGTGCGCGTCCCGGGCATCGGCCTCATCTACTCCGAGCTCGCCACCGGCGTGCCCGCCATCTTCTCGCACTTCGTCACCAACCTGCCGGCGTTCCACCAGGTGCTGGTCTTCGTCTGCGTCAAGGCCGTGCCCATCCCGCACGTCCGCTGCTACGAGCGCCACCTCATCGGGCGCATCGGCCCGCGCGAGTACCGCATGTACCGCTGCGTCATCAGGCACGGCTACAAGGACGTCCCGGGCGACGACAACGACTTCGAGAACGACCTTGTCGTCCGCATCGCCGAGTTCGTGCACATGGAGGCTGCCGAGGCCGCCGCCAACGCCGACGACCCGCGCAACAGCGACGCCTCCGTCGAGGGACGCATGGCCGTCGTCGACCGCCCGTTCGACCTGTCCCGTACGGGCCTGCTCATGCGGGCGCCGCTCCCCAACCCGGAGGACAGCATCGTCGTGCGCGCGGCCacggccgccgccaccgcggACAGCAGCAAGACGGAGACGATCCAGTCGCTCCAGACCATGTACGAGGCCGAGTCGCCGGGGTTCGCCATGCGGCGGCGCATCCGGTTCGAGATCGACGACTCCACGAGCGAGAGCATGGACCCGGCGGTGAAGGAGGAGCTCAGCGCGCTCGTGGAGGCCAAGCATGCCGGCGTCGCTTACATCATGGGGCATTCCTACATCAAGGCAAGGAAGAGCTCGTCGATCATCAAGAAGATAGCCATCGACGTGGCTTACACCTTCCTCCGCAAGAACTGCAGGGGACCTGCCGTGGCGCTCAACATTCCGCACATCAGCCTCATCGAGGTTGGCATGATCTACTACGTCTAG
- the LOC110433659 gene encoding uncharacterized protein LOC110433659, translating into MKYAGSRVGADIRAAMVGGDGRRGGGLCAARSGDGVGVGYRIGDCGSMPSDSHWLDTMDGGDGEHGPSPWSGHLGRGGATKARTGTGGAGGVGALDGGAAGRAAVDTTERRDGGATFALLCSVAAYSSPLLTILPLPLGSSISEEGPSSPTHTAPLGFDLA; encoded by the exons ATGAAGTACGCCGGTAGCCGAGTCGGTGCCGACATCCGTGCCGCGATGGTTGGTGGAGATGGACGGCGCGGAGGCGGACTGTGTGCAGCCCGCTCGGGAGACGGTGTCGGCGTCGGGTACCGGATCGGCGACTGCGGCTCTATGCCCAGTGACAGCCATTGGCTGGACACCATGGATGGTGGCGATGGTGAGCACGGGCCGTCGCCGTGGAGTGGGCACCTAGGCCGGGGTGGAGCCACCAAGGCGAGAACCGGCACTGGAGGCGCCGGTGGAGTCGGTGCCCTCGACGGTGGCGCCGCGGGCAGAGCGGCGGTTGACACCACCGAACGCCGTGATGGAGGGGCGACGTTTGCAC TGCTCTGCAGCGTCGCCGCCTATTCGTCCCCGCTGCTCACCATCCTTCCCCTACCACTGGGATCCTCCATCAGTGAGGAAGGCCCGTCATCCCCTACCCACACCGCTCCTCTCGGCTTCGATCTGGCATGA